In one window of Candidatus Avedoeria danica DNA:
- a CDS encoding sulfurtransferase: MTPTPSALPWTVLVDVRALAARLDADGTELAVVDCRHRLADPAWGATAYRESHVPDAVFADLDRDLSAPVVPGVTGRHPLPSPDALAATLGGWGIDAATQVVAYDDIGGAFAARLWWLLKWLGHDAVAVVDGGWPAWLAAGLPVRSGVEHRAARTFAPRPRPAMVADADTTAAAAAGGTVRVLDARAADRFAGQNETIDPVAGHIPGAVSLPFAGGLGPDGRLLSPAVLASRFDGALAGADAAEAIVYCGSGVTAAHLVLAAAHAGRPLPRLYAGSWSEWIVDPARGVATGA, translated from the coding sequence ATGACGCCAACGCCGTCCGCCCTGCCGTGGACGGTGCTCGTCGACGTCCGCGCGCTGGCCGCGCGCCTGGATGCGGACGGCACCGAGTTGGCCGTCGTCGATTGCCGCCACCGCCTGGCCGATCCCGCCTGGGGCGCGACCGCCTACCGCGAGTCGCACGTCCCAGACGCGGTCTTCGCCGACCTCGACCGCGACCTCAGCGCGCCCGTCGTGCCCGGCGTCACCGGCCGCCACCCGCTCCCGTCGCCCGACGCACTGGCGGCGACGCTCGGCGGCTGGGGGATCGATGCGGCGACCCAGGTCGTGGCCTACGACGACATCGGCGGGGCGTTCGCGGCGCGGCTGTGGTGGCTGCTGAAGTGGCTCGGGCACGATGCCGTCGCGGTCGTCGACGGCGGCTGGCCCGCCTGGCTGGCGGCCGGGCTGCCCGTGCGCAGCGGCGTCGAGCATCGCGCGGCACGAACGTTCGCGCCGCGCCCCCGGCCCGCGATGGTCGCCGACGCCGACACGACCGCGGCGGCCGCGGCAGGCGGCACGGTGCGCGTGCTGGACGCGCGGGCGGCGGACCGGTTCGCCGGGCAGAACGAAACGATCGATCCGGTGGCCGGCCACATCCCGGGCGCGGTGTCGCTGCCCTTCGCGGGCGGCCTCGGGCCGGACGGGCGGCTGCTGTCGCCGGCTGTGCTCGCGTCGCGCTTCGACGGGGCCCTCGCCGGCGCCGACGCGGCGGAGGCGATCGTCTACTGCGGCTCGGGCGTGACCGCCGCTCACCTCGTGCTGGCCGCGGCGCACGCCGGACGGCCGCTGCCGCGGTTGTACGCGGGGTCGTGGTCGGAGTGGATCGTCGATCCGGCGCGCGGGGTGGCGACCGGGGCGTGA
- a CDS encoding DUF1573 domain-containing protein produces MWNRRSRWRSEPEQAAGTADRHADRLRAALVGLLALTLLAGCSTDNDPAATAPDAAAPASSAGAAGEGAASGDATSGQEPSAAGQEGGSEARLVPGQYLSPLARLHRLEGDKTHLHVDEVRYRADDQKLFQCSYTFGVVDAKDPANLRYLAQNIKHKVPDDERSPGCIHLAWDGDIVYTTHRGNISNPAFLSGWDIAQTDPEDDTKMVPAQIPVLQEPGVSYEGVDVADGVIYVALAKDGLGVYKRDPATNVVSRVGELKDIGSTWGMRVVGTTAYLTTLAGELVTVDVTDPTAPKLLGKADTGGVARGLAVDGTMAYVAAGSAGLVLVDASVPTAPKVVGQAPMPGTAIRVDYSAGHAFVAAWNDARAYDVSDPAAPKFIGAARQTQQSTYGANAGDLDTGRPPVTVRNLGIAAHENIVFIGNWWVLYSYRMLPDRTAPNLLLPEDANTIDFGLVAAGETKTVPLEVTNQGTAPLNLFGNWTEGEAFTVSPEQVQVAPGESTTLQLSFTASVTDTAWSNLHIWSDDPDQPKRTAYLTVNRDGLGIGRMLPETKVTLLDGSEWSTAEGTGNVQVLAYFATF; encoded by the coding sequence ATGTGGAACAGGCGATCGCGATGGCGGTCGGAACCCGAACAGGCGGCCGGCACGGCCGACCGTCACGCCGACCGGCTTCGAGCCGCCCTTGTCGGCCTGCTGGCGTTGACCTTGCTGGCGGGCTGCTCGACGGACAACGACCCGGCGGCGACGGCGCCCGACGCGGCGGCGCCGGCCTCCTCGGCCGGAGCGGCCGGCGAGGGTGCGGCGAGCGGCGACGCGACGAGCGGCCAGGAGCCGTCGGCCGCGGGGCAGGAAGGGGGCAGCGAAGCCCGGCTCGTGCCTGGCCAGTATCTCTCCCCGCTGGCCCGCCTGCACCGGCTCGAGGGCGACAAGACCCACCTTCACGTCGACGAGGTCCGGTACCGGGCCGATGACCAGAAGCTGTTCCAGTGCAGCTACACGTTCGGCGTCGTGGATGCCAAGGACCCCGCGAACCTGCGCTACCTGGCGCAGAACATCAAGCACAAGGTTCCGGACGACGAGCGCAGCCCCGGCTGCATCCACCTCGCATGGGACGGCGACATCGTCTACACGACCCACCGCGGCAACATCAGCAACCCGGCGTTCCTGAGCGGCTGGGACATCGCCCAGACCGACCCCGAGGACGACACGAAGATGGTGCCCGCGCAGATCCCGGTCCTCCAGGAGCCGGGCGTCAGCTACGAGGGAGTCGACGTCGCCGACGGCGTCATCTATGTCGCGCTGGCCAAGGACGGGCTCGGCGTCTACAAGCGCGATCCGGCGACGAACGTCGTTTCGCGCGTCGGCGAGCTGAAGGATATCGGCAGCACGTGGGGCATGCGCGTCGTCGGCACGACGGCGTACCTCACGACCCTGGCCGGCGAGCTCGTCACGGTGGACGTGACCGATCCGACGGCGCCGAAGCTCCTCGGCAAGGCCGACACCGGCGGCGTGGCGCGCGGCTTGGCGGTCGATGGAACGATGGCCTATGTCGCGGCGGGCTCGGCGGGCCTCGTGCTCGTCGATGCCTCGGTCCCCACCGCGCCCAAGGTCGTCGGTCAGGCCCCCATGCCTGGCACGGCGATCCGCGTCGACTACTCCGCCGGGCACGCCTTCGTGGCGGCCTGGAACGACGCGCGGGCGTACGACGTCAGCGATCCGGCAGCGCCGAAGTTCATCGGCGCCGCGCGCCAGACCCAACAGTCGACGTACGGCGCCAACGCCGGTGACCTCGACACCGGGCGCCCGCCGGTGACGGTGCGCAACCTCGGCATTGCCGCGCATGAGAACATCGTCTTCATCGGCAACTGGTGGGTGCTCTACAGCTACCGCATGCTCCCGGACCGCACGGCGCCCAACCTGCTTCTGCCGGAGGACGCGAACACGATCGACTTCGGTCTCGTGGCGGCCGGCGAGACGAAGACCGTGCCGCTCGAGGTGACGAACCAGGGCACGGCGCCGCTGAACCTGTTCGGCAACTGGACCGAAGGCGAGGCGTTCACGGTCAGCCCCGAGCAGGTACAGGTGGCGCCGGGCGAGAGCACGACGCTGCAGCTCAGCTTCACGGCCAGCGTCACGGACACGGCTTGGAGCAACCTCCACATCTGGTCGGACGATCCCGACCAGCCGAAGCGAACCGCCTACCTGACCGTCAACCGCGACGGCCTCGGCATCGGGCGCATGCTGCCCGAGACGAAGGTCACGCTTCTCGACGGCTCCGAGTGGTCGACCGCCGAGGGAACAGGGAACGTGCAGGTGTTGGCGTACTTCGCCACCTTCTGA
- a CDS encoding OsmC family protein — MQDVTHAWTVRVRADGPDDATAHARRHVLRLGAAAGFDAEAPLPSAVEALLAALGADLLSTFAATARRARLPHDALEAVLRCTLDNPLVHLGVIGEVGSPRIAAIDGTLYVSSDAAAPDVERAWAVTRARSPLYTTLERSVALTVRLCPTP, encoded by the coding sequence ATGCAAGATGTGACCCACGCCTGGACGGTGCGCGTGCGCGCCGACGGTCCCGACGATGCGACGGCGCATGCCCGCCGCCACGTCCTCCGGCTAGGCGCAGCCGCCGGCTTCGACGCCGAGGCCCCCCTGCCGTCCGCCGTCGAGGCGCTGCTCGCCGCCCTCGGCGCCGACCTCCTCTCGACCTTCGCCGCGACCGCCCGCCGCGCCCGCCTGCCGCACGACGCCCTCGAGGCCGTCCTGCGCTGCACGCTCGACAACCCACTCGTCCACCTCGGCGTCATCGGCGAGGTGGGCAGCCCACGGATCGCGGCCATCGACGGCACGCTCTACGTCTCGTCCGACGCCGCCGCGCCCGATGTCGAGCGCGCCTGGGCCGTGACCCGCGCCCGCTCCCCGCTGTACACCACGCTGGAGCGCAGCGTCGCGCTCACCGTCCGCCTCTGCCCGACCCCGTGA
- a CDS encoding acyl-CoA/acyl-ACP dehydrogenase, translating to MDADQTALLDRVRTVADAALAPNADDVDQRGRFPAESIRALGEAGLLGLTVPTEFGGLGQGPRVMAAVLDELAQRCASTAMVYLMHVAGVAYYAARPDVAGDALREAAAGRHLSTLAWSEKGSRSHFWAPIGQAVATNGHVTLRADKSWVTSAGIADGYVVSSRAPLSTGPLDSALYYVKKGDPGLAVSGPWVAMGMRGNASAPMTLDGTTIPADRLLSEPGKGMDAMLGIGLPIFAIGNAAVSLGIAESAVAGTQAHLTGKGFEHLGTKLADLPNLRARLAKMRIETDRGRAHLGAVLDAVENPGPTTMLMVLEAKAAASDTALHVTDLAMKACGGAAFSRHLSIERNFRDARAGSVMAPTTDVLHDFIGKALCGMELFA from the coding sequence CTGGATGCCGATCAGACCGCCCTTCTCGACCGCGTGCGGACCGTCGCCGACGCCGCCCTCGCCCCCAACGCCGACGATGTCGACCAGCGCGGCCGCTTCCCGGCCGAGTCCATCCGCGCCCTCGGCGAGGCCGGCCTGCTCGGCCTGACGGTGCCCACCGAGTTCGGCGGCCTCGGCCAGGGCCCGCGCGTCATGGCCGCCGTGCTCGACGAGCTGGCGCAGCGCTGCGCGTCGACGGCGATGGTCTACCTCATGCACGTCGCGGGCGTGGCGTACTACGCCGCGCGCCCCGACGTGGCCGGCGACGCCCTGCGCGAGGCGGCGGCCGGACGACACCTGAGCACCCTCGCCTGGAGCGAGAAGGGGTCGCGCAGCCACTTCTGGGCGCCGATCGGCCAGGCCGTGGCCACGAACGGCCACGTGACGCTGCGTGCCGACAAGTCGTGGGTGACCTCCGCCGGCATCGCCGACGGCTACGTCGTCTCGAGCCGCGCGCCGCTGAGCACCGGGCCGCTCGACAGTGCTTTGTATTATGTCAAGAAGGGCGACCCCGGCCTCGCCGTCAGCGGACCGTGGGTGGCGATGGGCATGCGCGGCAACGCCAGCGCGCCGATGACGCTCGACGGCACGACGATCCCGGCCGATCGCCTCCTGTCCGAGCCCGGCAAGGGCATGGACGCGATGCTCGGCATCGGCCTGCCGATCTTCGCGATCGGCAACGCCGCCGTCTCGCTCGGGATCGCCGAGTCGGCGGTGGCCGGCACGCAGGCGCATCTGACCGGCAAGGGATTCGAGCACCTCGGCACGAAGCTGGCGGACCTGCCGAACCTGCGCGCCCGCCTGGCCAAGATGCGCATCGAGACGGACCGCGGCCGCGCCCACCTCGGGGCCGTCCTCGACGCCGTCGAGAATCCGGGGCCGACGACGATGCTGATGGTCCTCGAGGCCAAGGCCGCCGCCAGCGACACCGCGCTGCACGTGACGGACCTGGCGATGAAGGCGTGCGGCGGCGCCGCGTTCAGCCGCCACCTCAGCATCGAGCGCAACTTCCGCGACGCCCGCGCCGGCAGCGTCATGGCGCCCACGACGGACGTCCTGCACGATTTCATCGGCAAGGCCCTCTGTGGCATGGAGCTGTTCGCATGA
- a CDS encoding PhnD/SsuA/transferrin family substrate-binding protein: protein MTPLRPIIVGAVAYDPKVVTIWEIIKAYFEDHGTPMDFVFYSNYGLLVTALLDGDLDIAWNSPLAWVDAVRRTGGTCRAIAMRDTDRDRVSHIVVRADGDVATLADMRGRTIAVGAADSPQATLIPLGLLAASGLVPGQDVTVLRHNVLVGKHGDHVGGERDALDALLAGGADACAMLDLNHAGWTADGTLDPATTRILATTPPFDHCVFTVRDDFDAAMERAWLETLFTMDYANPDHREMMDLEGLKAWLPGRTSGFGPLTEAVEAFGYFDADR from the coding sequence ATGACCCCCCTCCGCCCGATCATCGTCGGCGCCGTGGCGTACGATCCGAAGGTCGTCACGATCTGGGAGATCATCAAGGCCTACTTCGAGGACCACGGCACCCCGATGGACTTCGTGTTCTACAGCAACTACGGCCTGCTCGTAACGGCCCTCCTGGACGGCGACCTCGACATCGCCTGGAACTCGCCGCTGGCCTGGGTCGACGCCGTGCGCCGTACGGGCGGCACGTGCCGCGCGATCGCGATGCGCGACACGGACCGCGATCGCGTGAGCCACATCGTCGTCCGCGCGGACGGCGACGTGGCGACCCTCGCCGACATGCGCGGCCGAACGATCGCCGTCGGCGCCGCCGACTCGCCCCAGGCGACGCTCATCCCGCTCGGCCTGCTGGCCGCCAGCGGCCTCGTGCCCGGCCAGGACGTGACCGTGCTGCGCCACAACGTCCTCGTCGGCAAGCACGGCGACCACGTCGGCGGCGAGCGCGACGCCCTCGACGCGCTGTTGGCGGGCGGCGCGGACGCGTGTGCGATGCTCGACCTCAACCACGCCGGCTGGACCGCCGATGGGACGCTCGACCCGGCGACGACGCGGATCCTGGCGACGACGCCCCCGTTCGACCACTGCGTGTTCACGGTGCGGGACGACTTCGACGCGGCGATGGAGCGCGCCTGGCTCGAGACGCTCTTCACGATGGACTACGCCAACCCCGATCACCGCGAGATGATGGACCTCGAGGGTCTGAAGGCGTGGCTGCCGGGCCGGACGAGCGGCTTCGGCCCGCTGACGGAGGCGGTCGAGGCGTTCGGGTACTTCGATGCGGACCGCTAG
- a CDS encoding cobalamin-independent methionine synthase II family protein, translating into MPLPPLPVTTVGSLPRSPELLRALKARRRGDLDRAGFDAVADAAVRDAVALQTAAGIDIVTDGEQRRDNFYSFVAEKLDGVRAMTLAEMLDHVEDKAGFERLLATLDVPAYAITNPTCVGRLVAREPLAADELAFVRGLTDAPVKVPLPGPYLLTRAMWVPELTGRVYADKEALAEDVVALLRAEALALAAGGAAVVQFDEPVLSELVFGRGQTRTFMCAALAARSDPEEELAFAVDLINRVAADLPVRTALHVCRGNWSRDERTLLSGGYAPLQPTFDALAVDELVLEYATPRAGAVVDPGGKALGLGVVNPRTDEIEAVDDIVARIRTALDVVPIDRLSINPDCGFGTFALRPMNDGARVAGKLRAMVAAARVVREDPLG; encoded by the coding sequence ATGCCGCTCCCACCGCTCCCCGTCACGACCGTCGGCAGCCTTCCGCGCTCGCCCGAGCTGCTGCGCGCCCTGAAGGCCCGCCGCCGCGGCGACCTCGACCGCGCCGGCTTCGACGCCGTGGCGGACGCCGCCGTGCGCGACGCCGTGGCGCTCCAGACCGCCGCCGGCATCGACATCGTCACGGACGGCGAGCAGCGGCGGGACAACTTCTACAGCTTCGTCGCCGAGAAGCTCGACGGCGTTCGGGCGATGACGCTCGCCGAGATGCTCGACCACGTCGAGGACAAGGCCGGCTTCGAGCGACTCCTGGCCACACTCGACGTCCCGGCGTACGCGATCACGAACCCGACGTGCGTCGGCCGGCTCGTGGCGCGCGAGCCGCTGGCGGCGGACGAGCTGGCGTTCGTGCGCGGCCTCACCGACGCGCCGGTCAAAGTGCCGCTGCCCGGCCCGTACCTCTTGACCCGGGCGATGTGGGTGCCCGAGCTGACGGGCAGGGTCTACGCCGACAAGGAGGCGCTGGCCGAGGACGTCGTGGCGCTCCTGCGCGCCGAGGCACTGGCGCTGGCCGCGGGCGGCGCGGCCGTGGTCCAGTTCGACGAGCCCGTCCTCAGCGAGCTCGTGTTCGGCCGCGGCCAGACACGCACGTTCATGTGCGCCGCCCTGGCCGCGCGCAGCGATCCCGAAGAGGAGCTCGCGTTCGCCGTCGATCTGATCAACCGCGTCGCAGCCGACCTGCCGGTCCGCACCGCGCTCCACGTCTGCCGCGGCAACTGGAGCCGCGACGAACGCACCCTCCTCTCCGGCGGCTACGCCCCGCTCCAGCCGACGTTCGACGCGCTCGCCGTCGACGAGCTCGTCCTCGAGTACGCCACGCCCCGCGCCGGCGCCGTCGTCGACCCGGGCGGCAAAGCGCTCGGCCTCGGCGTCGTCAACCCGCGCACGGACGAGATCGAGGCGGTCGACGACATCGTCGCGCGGATCCGAACGGCGCTCGACGTCGTGCCGATCGACCGCCTGTCGATCAACCCCGACTGCGGCTTCGGCACGTTCGCGCTGCGGCCGATGAACGACGGCGCGCGGGTGGCGGGCAAGCTGCGGGCGATGGTGGCGGCGGCGCGGGTGGTTCGCGAAGATCCGTTGGGGTGA